In Desulfopila inferna, the following are encoded in one genomic region:
- the aprA gene encoding adenylyl-sulfate reductase subunit alpha, with product MALPNKPKGELKAVVNPEVVEHDVDVMIIGGGMAACGAAFEIKKWAPEDLKIVLVDKASLERSGAVAQGLSAINTYIGENPIENYVKMVRNDLMGVVREDLIYDCGRHVDESVKLFEEWGLPIWKKDDKGENLDGAKPAPTLREGGTPVRTGKWQIMINGESYKCIVAEPAATALGADNIIERVFIVKLLLDKNKPNQIAGAAGFSTRENKVHVFRCKAALIACGGAVNIFRPRSTGEGKGRAWYPVWNAGSTYTLAAEVGATLTMMENRFTPARFKDGYGPVGAWFLLFKAKVSNGLGEFYANSDAVKDELEKFMPYGGSAVTPTCLRNHLMINELRAGRGPIYMATDVALNAFLDERKEAGMDEKSLKKFWKHLESEAWEDFLDMSVGQAGLWAGMNIEPEKVGSEIMPTEPYMLGSHSGCCGIWTSGPEEDWVPDIKNDSRAHKYKWGYNRMTTVDGLFTAGDGVGASGHKFSSGSHAEGRICAKQMVKFCRDNADFKPELKVTAQELADEIYAPVKRYQEFVGASTAEDVNPNYCKPAGLMMRLMKATDEYGGGVATYYMTSGKLLNICLDLLKLLREDAEKMAAGDLHELLRCWENYHRIWCVESHIRHIEFRKESRYPGFYYRSDYPTCDDENWKCFVNSTYNPESKEWKCEKVECVNIIETDPWL from the coding sequence ATGGCATTACCAAATAAACCGAAAGGTGAATTGAAAGCCGTAGTCAATCCGGAAGTCGTTGAGCATGACGTGGATGTCATGATCATCGGTGGTGGTATGGCTGCCTGTGGCGCTGCTTTTGAGATCAAGAAGTGGGCACCTGAAGATCTGAAGATCGTTCTTGTAGATAAGGCGTCTTTGGAGCGCTCCGGTGCTGTAGCTCAGGGCCTTTCTGCTATTAACACCTACATCGGTGAGAACCCGATTGAGAACTATGTGAAAATGGTTCGCAACGATCTCATGGGCGTTGTTCGTGAAGATCTCATCTATGACTGTGGCCGCCACGTAGACGAATCGGTTAAGCTTTTCGAGGAATGGGGACTTCCAATTTGGAAGAAAGACGATAAAGGCGAGAACCTCGACGGTGCCAAGCCTGCCCCGACCCTGCGCGAAGGTGGAACTCCCGTGCGTACAGGAAAATGGCAGATCATGATCAACGGCGAATCCTACAAGTGCATTGTGGCTGAACCTGCTGCAACCGCTCTTGGCGCCGACAATATCATTGAGCGTGTCTTCATCGTTAAGCTCCTGCTCGACAAGAACAAGCCGAACCAGATTGCTGGAGCTGCCGGTTTCTCCACCCGTGAAAACAAAGTACACGTTTTCCGTTGTAAAGCCGCCCTGATAGCATGTGGTGGTGCCGTTAACATCTTCCGTCCACGCTCCACAGGTGAAGGAAAAGGCCGCGCCTGGTATCCGGTATGGAATGCCGGTTCCACTTACACCCTGGCAGCTGAGGTCGGTGCAACTCTGACCATGATGGAAAATCGTTTCACCCCTGCCCGTTTCAAAGATGGCTACGGTCCTGTTGGCGCCTGGTTCCTTCTTTTCAAAGCCAAAGTATCCAACGGCCTGGGAGAGTTCTATGCAAACAGTGATGCAGTAAAAGACGAGTTGGAGAAGTTCATGCCTTACGGCGGATCTGCAGTTACTCCTACCTGTCTGCGTAACCACCTCATGATTAATGAGCTCAGAGCCGGTCGTGGACCTATCTACATGGCTACCGACGTTGCCTTGAATGCTTTCCTTGATGAACGTAAGGAAGCTGGTATGGACGAGAAGTCCCTGAAGAAATTCTGGAAACATCTCGAGTCTGAGGCATGGGAAGACTTCCTCGATATGTCAGTTGGTCAGGCAGGATTGTGGGCCGGTATGAACATCGAGCCTGAGAAAGTAGGTTCCGAAATCATGCCAACCGAACCATACATGCTCGGATCCCATTCCGGCTGTTGTGGTATCTGGACTTCCGGACCAGAAGAAGACTGGGTACCGGATATCAAAAATGATTCCCGCGCGCATAAGTACAAGTGGGGATACAACCGTATGACCACCGTAGACGGTCTGTTCACAGCCGGTGACGGTGTTGGTGCCTCCGGTCATAAGTTCTCCTCCGGTTCCCATGCAGAAGGTCGTATTTGCGCCAAGCAGATGGTTAAATTCTGCCGTGACAATGCCGATTTCAAACCAGAGTTGAAGGTAACTGCGCAGGAACTTGCCGATGAGATCTATGCTCCGGTAAAACGTTATCAGGAATTTGTTGGTGCTTCCACCGCTGAAGACGTCAACCCGAACTACTGCAAGCCTGCCGGTCTGATGATGCGTCTGATGAAGGCCACCGATGAATATGGTGGTGGTGTTGCGACGTACTACATGACTTCCGGAAAACTGCTCAACATCTGCCTGGACCTCCTCAAGCTTCTGCGTGAAGATGCTGAGAAAATGGCAGCTGGTGACCTTCATGAGCTTCTCCGCTGCTGGGAGAACTACCACCGCATCTGGTGTGTTGAGTCTCATATCCG
- a CDS encoding tetratricopeptide repeat protein, whose protein sequence is MAENQKEDIEKVIEELQEQVKESPENVIAHHHLGLVYMKVGKMEEAAKSLERALEIDPLSVESLINLGAIYFGKGDISKAEELNEKALKILPEAAQAHANLGLIRQQQDQIEKAIESYEKAAKYNPNLASVWMNLTSVLTMKGEDERALKAAKKAVELEPDSPLAHNNLAVALYFGEDFKKAKQHMEKAELLGYSVDPNFKASLDQKLG, encoded by the coding sequence ATGGCTGAAAATCAGAAAGAAGATATAGAGAAAGTTATTGAGGAGCTGCAAGAGCAAGTCAAGGAATCACCCGAAAATGTCATAGCCCACCACCATCTGGGACTGGTGTATATGAAGGTCGGCAAGATGGAAGAAGCTGCCAAATCCCTCGAGAGGGCACTGGAGATAGACCCCTTGTCCGTGGAAAGCTTGATAAATCTAGGTGCTATATATTTCGGCAAAGGGGATATTTCCAAGGCCGAGGAGCTCAACGAGAAGGCCTTGAAAATTCTGCCGGAAGCCGCGCAGGCCCATGCTAATCTTGGACTTATCCGGCAACAGCAGGATCAAATTGAAAAGGCTATAGAATCCTATGAGAAAGCGGCAAAGTATAATCCTAATCTTGCCAGTGTCTGGATGAACCTCACCTCCGTGCTGACTATGAAAGGTGAAGACGAGCGTGCTCTGAAGGCGGCTAAAAAAGCCGTGGAACTCGAACCGGATTCCCCGCTAGCCCACAACAACCTGGCAGTAGCACTGTATTTCGGTGAGGATTTCAAAAAGGCGAAGCAGCATATGGAAAAGGCCGAACTGCTCGGTTATTCGGTCGATCCCAACTTTAAGGCCAGCCTGGATCAAAAGCTCGGCTAG
- a CDS encoding bifunctional riboflavin kinase/FAD synthetase encodes MKIIRNIKDITGKYKNPCVTIGNFDGVHLGHQRLFEVVQQNARRVGGTSIVITFDPHPLQVLKPGGIKLISTIEQKIELIELSGMDVLIVVPFDLKFAGTTAESFVDEILLRRIGVKDLFVGYDYAFGKGRAGNIDFLRKQGEEKGFSVTVIDAYYENDTIVSSTKIRELVAEGRMMDTSRLLGRYYQIRGKVQRGKQRGSKEIGYPTANLHISEEDLVPRTGVYVCQVIYDDVCYGGVINIGYNPTFGEKTLVAETHIFDFDHNIYGKPIKVNLLKFLRGEVKFTSIRELSEQIAKDVLSAREVLDVAVKDEQRFVW; translated from the coding sequence ATGAAAATTATTAGAAATATTAAAGACATAACTGGAAAATATAAAAATCCATGCGTCACCATAGGTAACTTCGATGGAGTGCATTTAGGTCACCAGAGGCTTTTTGAAGTTGTTCAGCAGAATGCCCGCCGGGTGGGTGGCACCAGCATTGTCATCACCTTCGATCCACATCCGCTTCAGGTACTCAAGCCCGGTGGCATTAAACTGATTTCAACAATTGAACAAAAGATAGAGCTGATCGAACTCTCCGGCATGGATGTCCTTATCGTAGTTCCCTTTGACCTTAAGTTTGCCGGCACAACCGCCGAGTCCTTCGTCGATGAAATTCTGCTGCGCAGGATCGGAGTGAAGGATCTCTTTGTCGGCTATGACTATGCTTTCGGCAAAGGCAGGGCGGGCAATATCGACTTTCTCAGAAAACAGGGAGAAGAAAAAGGTTTCTCCGTCACGGTGATTGATGCCTATTATGAAAATGATACCATTGTCAGTTCCACCAAAATCAGAGAACTGGTTGCTGAAGGAAGAATGATGGACACCAGCCGGTTGCTGGGCAGGTACTATCAGATTCGCGGCAAGGTTCAGCGGGGCAAGCAGCGGGGGAGCAAGGAAATCGGATATCCAACCGCAAATCTACATATATCAGAAGAAGATCTGGTGCCTCGTACAGGGGTTTATGTGTGTCAGGTAATCTATGACGATGTCTGTTATGGCGGAGTGATTAATATTGGCTACAATCCTACTTTCGGCGAAAAAACTTTGGTGGCTGAAACCCATATCTTTGATTTTGACCACAACATTTACGGCAAACCGATCAAAGTCAATCTGTTAAAATTTCTTAGAGGGGAGGTGAAGTTTACATCCATCCGGGAATTGTCGGAGCAGATTGCTAAAGATGTCCTCAGTGCCAGAGAGGTGCTTGATGTTGCCGTCAAGGATGAGCAAAGGTTTGTCTGGTAA
- the ribH gene encoding 6,7-dimethyl-8-ribityllumazine synthase yields the protein MANVIEGNLNADGKKFAIVIARFNSFISEKLLEGALDTLTRSGAAQADIDIARVPGAFEIPLVAKKFAESQKYDAVICLGVVIRGATPHFDVVVSEVSKGAAQVGLETGVPVLFGVLTTETIEQAIERAGTKAGNKGAEVAVAAIEMANLVTSLN from the coding sequence ATGGCAAACGTGATTGAAGGAAATTTAAATGCTGACGGGAAAAAATTTGCTATCGTTATAGCACGTTTTAACTCGTTTATTTCAGAAAAATTGCTTGAGGGAGCACTCGACACCCTGACTCGCTCAGGTGCAGCGCAGGCTGATATCGACATCGCCAGAGTACCAGGTGCCTTTGAGATTCCTCTGGTAGCCAAAAAGTTTGCCGAATCCCAAAAATATGACGCGGTAATCTGCCTTGGTGTCGTTATCCGCGGAGCGACGCCCCATTTCGATGTCGTCGTCAGCGAGGTCTCCAAGGGGGCGGCTCAGGTGGGACTGGAGACCGGAGTTCCCGTGCTTTTTGGGGTATTGACCACGGAGACGATAGAACAGGCGATTGAGCGGGCGGGAACCAAGGCCGGTAACAAAGGTGCTGAAGTGGCGGTTGCCGCAATAGAGATGGCCAATCTCGTTACCAGCCTGAATTGA
- a CDS encoding riboflavin synthase — protein sequence MFTGIIEGTGRLLEKRSRGGGLVFRLQADFDLADPQEGESIAVNGSCLTAYDIEQRRFSVDISPESISRTTLGRLSVGRIVNMERALRLTDRLGGHIVSGHIDCTAEVVDVKKAGEFTLFTFALAERLSRYIIEKGSVAIDGISLTVNDCEQQRFSVSIIPHTLQITTLGQLKKGSVVNIEVDIIGKYVEKLMAAKSKGKEAAATDIGPGFLADHGFF from the coding sequence ATGTTTACCGGAATAATAGAAGGAACAGGTAGACTGCTGGAGAAGAGAAGTAGAGGCGGAGGCTTGGTATTCCGGCTGCAGGCGGATTTTGATCTTGCTGATCCGCAGGAAGGTGAATCAATAGCTGTCAATGGAAGCTGTCTCACCGCCTACGATATCGAACAAAGAAGATTTTCCGTCGATATTTCACCTGAGAGCATTTCGCGTACCACCCTGGGGCGGTTGAGCGTAGGAAGAATTGTCAACATGGAGAGGGCTCTGAGACTAACCGACAGACTTGGGGGTCATATAGTTTCAGGGCATATCGATTGTACCGCCGAAGTAGTCGATGTTAAGAAAGCAGGTGAATTTACCCTGTTTACTTTTGCCCTTGCGGAAAGACTCAGTAGATATATCATAGAGAAGGGATCGGTGGCCATCGACGGAATAAGTCTGACGGTAAATGACTGTGAGCAACAGAGGTTTTCAGTTTCCATTATTCCTCATACCCTGCAAATCACCACCCTTGGCCAGTTGAAAAAAGGAAGCGTTGTAAATATTGAAGTCGATATCATCGGCAAATATGTGGAAAAGCTTATGGCAGCCAAGTCAAAAGGCAAGGAGGCTGCCGCAACCGATATTGGGCCGGGTTTTCTCGCCGATCATGGGTTTTTCTAG
- a CDS encoding DVU0298 family protein: protein MRKKIIKKPPWCPFCGHKVGKASDAVQRKMNEFPVGRCECGAVYCCDVTGHNVGAALVEALVYACGDNSDLAWELLPEDDYLTGRVENYDEITHQVVDKGNIDGRPARGVLYFIRLHTEMSELVERLSSKKQAAFAGTAGAAIEKVAIEPAPDPKRKREKANKKRVNELAENNDIDGLVALCFDDKKTLRLLQRRLYDPAEESRWHTAWLIGQVSARLSTREPGQVSELLHRLFEACSDSAATNWGMVETLGSVIAERPDIFGAFTKHLLNYLGDDSTQVQVIWSLAEIAKKRPDLIRDTPFFNLFHFLNHPRAEVRGQIARLLGRIKATEASIQLMGLSDDNAPLTIWEDGKCFDTDVAREAAKAIKAIHGDTVNE, encoded by the coding sequence ATGAGAAAAAAGATAATTAAGAAGCCTCCCTGGTGTCCTTTCTGCGGACATAAAGTCGGCAAAGCAAGTGATGCTGTTCAGCGAAAAATGAATGAATTTCCGGTGGGCCGTTGCGAGTGCGGTGCCGTTTACTGCTGCGATGTTACAGGTCATAATGTCGGCGCCGCTCTGGTAGAAGCGTTGGTATACGCCTGCGGCGATAATTCCGATCTGGCCTGGGAACTTCTGCCGGAAGATGATTATCTCACCGGCAGGGTGGAGAACTATGACGAGATAACCCATCAGGTTGTGGACAAGGGCAATATTGATGGCAGACCTGCCCGTGGCGTTCTCTACTTTATCCGTCTGCACACTGAAATGTCTGAACTGGTAGAGCGGCTTAGCAGCAAAAAGCAGGCGGCCTTTGCGGGAACAGCGGGAGCAGCCATTGAAAAAGTTGCCATTGAACCGGCTCCCGACCCTAAGAGAAAACGGGAGAAGGCGAATAAGAAGCGGGTAAATGAACTGGCCGAAAACAATGATATTGACGGCCTGGTCGCTCTCTGTTTCGATGATAAAAAGACTTTAAGGTTGCTGCAGCGGAGGCTCTATGATCCGGCCGAGGAGAGCCGCTGGCATACCGCCTGGCTAATAGGCCAGGTTTCAGCGCGCCTCTCGACTCGCGAGCCTGGCCAGGTTTCCGAGCTTCTGCACAGATTGTTCGAGGCGTGCTCGGATTCCGCCGCAACCAATTGGGGAATGGTGGAAACACTTGGCTCGGTAATCGCGGAGCGTCCGGACATATTCGGCGCCTTCACCAAACATCTGCTCAACTATCTCGGTGATGACTCCACCCAGGTTCAGGTCATCTGGTCTTTGGCGGAAATAGCCAAAAAACGACCAGATCTTATCCGGGATACACCGTTCTTTAATCTATTTCACTTTCTCAATCACCCCAGAGCTGAGGTGCGTGGCCAGATTGCCCGTCTCCTTGGCAGGATCAAAGCCACGGAGGCGTCTATTCAGCTCATGGGACTGAGCGATGATAATGCGCCTCTAACCATCTGGGAAGACGGCAAGTGCTTCGACACAGATGTTGCACGAGAAGCTGCAAAAGCCATAAAAGCAATTCACGGAGATACAGTAAATGAGTAA
- the aprB gene encoding adenylyl-sulfate reductase subunit beta yields the protein MPSYVDPSKCDGCKGGDKTACMYICPNDLMVLNVEEMLAYNQEPDACWECYSCVKICPQGAIFVRGYDDFVPMGGQVHPMRSSDSIMWTVKFRNGAMKRFKFPIRTTAEGAANGYVGEKGASLDDECLLLEADLPTPK from the coding sequence ATGCCAAGTTATGTAGATCCTTCCAAATGCGACGGTTGCAAGGGCGGAGACAAAACCGCATGCATGTACATCTGTCCCAACGATCTGATGGTTTTGAACGTTGAAGAGATGCTGGCTTATAATCAAGAGCCCGACGCATGCTGGGAATGCTATTCCTGCGTTAAGATTTGTCCGCAGGGTGCGATCTTTGTACGTGGATACGATGACTTCGTACCAATGGGTGGGCAGGTACACCCAATGAGGTCTTCCGATTCCATTATGTGGACGGTCAAGTTCCGTAATGGCGCGATGAAACGCTTTAAGTTCCCCATCCGCACAACGGCAGAAGGTGCCGCTAATGGCTATGTAGGTGAAAAGGGTGCAAGTCTGGATGACGAATGTCTGCTTCTTGAGGCCGATCTTCCAACTCCTAAGTAA
- the nusB gene encoding transcription antitermination factor NusB, producing the protein MGTRRKAREAALQFLFQDDFCSKMEQDPADLEERFDHFREMYQVNRKARAYAIELLRNTLINRQDIDDIIRRCATNWRLERIAYCDRNLLRIAVSEILYSDDVPHQVAINEAVEIAKRYGSAESPSFVNGILDAVKKHIPA; encoded by the coding sequence ATGGGCACTAGACGAAAAGCGCGGGAAGCCGCTCTGCAGTTTCTCTTTCAGGATGATTTCTGCAGCAAGATGGAGCAAGACCCGGCTGACCTTGAAGAGCGTTTCGATCATTTCCGGGAGATGTATCAGGTGAACCGTAAGGCCAGGGCCTATGCGATAGAACTCCTTAGAAACACCCTGATCAATCGCCAGGATATCGATGATATTATTCGCCGGTGCGCCACCAACTGGAGACTGGAGCGAATCGCCTATTGCGATAGGAACCTGCTGCGCATTGCCGTCAGTGAAATACTCTACAGTGACGATGTACCTCATCAGGTTGCCATCAATGAAGCGGTTGAGATCGCCAAACGCTATGGCAGCGCTGAATCACCATCCTTTGTAAACGGCATCCTGGATGCCGTCAAGAAGCATATTCCCGCCTGA
- a CDS encoding FtsK/SpoIIIE family DNA translocase, translating to MAQANGASRPSLRQELIAVLGIFLAIFLFLSLLSYSLATEGNWCGEMGLLIAQFLIGFTGMGAYMLAFLILLLSMLFFSPSMSFERLPQVTLGITCAVLSFCGLLASLSLYQQNFIDSGGFLGRTIFTMMLSIVGGPGTVLTLVLLFLISLMLSTHFSPYRLFSSLWRIISGFFTFILRVFTGKRKNGLKKPPKLKRVDETRQQSVQQRQTGREGTIPVVKELARIENEQSDEEFALAPVARGDWKIPPLSLLRKNEQVKKEVAKETYYKTSKKLEQKLKNFGVSGTVVGISPGPVVTTYEYSPAPGVKINKIAGLADDLALGLKAQSVRVVGSIPGKAALGIEIPNEDRQIVYIRDLLSSESYRQSTGKLTIALGLDVVGNTALADLSKMPHLLIAGATGAGKSVAINTIISSILFNATPEEVRILMVDPKRIELSGYEGIPHLLHPVVVEPKLASRALMWAVREMERRYRALEEAKVKSFQSYNEIAAEKMPYIVIIVDELADLMMVASKDVESAIARLAQMARAAGIHLILATQRPSVDVLTGLIKANFPTRISFKVSSKVDSRTIIDTSGAEHLLGAGDMLYLPPGSSSLKRIHGAYISEKETSDLIDFWKNQGAATYDESVIEEVEKGNEAAGGDNDEDYDDRYDEAVAVVGEAGGASISMIQRRLRIGYNRAARMIEKMEREGIVGPADGSKPREVLVRQNYE from the coding sequence ATGGCACAGGCAAATGGGGCATCCCGCCCCAGTCTCCGACAGGAACTTATAGCTGTTTTAGGTATTTTTCTCGCTATCTTCCTTTTTTTGAGTCTTCTCTCGTATTCCCTGGCGACGGAAGGTAACTGGTGTGGGGAAATGGGGCTTCTGATAGCTCAATTTCTCATTGGTTTTACCGGGATGGGAGCCTATATGCTGGCCTTTCTGATCCTGCTTCTTTCCATGCTTTTTTTCAGTCCCAGTATGTCGTTTGAAAGGCTGCCGCAGGTAACTTTGGGGATAACCTGTGCCGTTCTCTCCTTCTGCGGACTGTTGGCTTCTCTTTCCCTGTACCAGCAGAATTTTATCGATAGCGGCGGCTTCCTCGGGCGCACCATTTTTACCATGATGCTCTCGATTGTAGGCGGTCCCGGTACCGTACTGACGCTAGTCCTACTGTTTCTGATCTCGCTCATGCTCTCCACCCATTTTTCCCCGTATCGCCTGTTCTCCTCACTGTGGCGGATTATTAGTGGTTTTTTCACCTTTATTCTGCGAGTCTTCACCGGGAAAAGAAAGAATGGTCTGAAAAAACCACCAAAGCTCAAGAGAGTCGACGAGACTCGGCAGCAGTCTGTACAACAGAGACAGACCGGACGGGAAGGTACGATACCGGTTGTAAAGGAGCTGGCAAGAATCGAGAATGAACAGAGCGATGAGGAGTTTGCCCTTGCTCCTGTAGCGCGTGGCGACTGGAAAATTCCACCATTGTCTCTACTTAGAAAAAATGAACAGGTGAAAAAAGAGGTCGCTAAAGAGACCTATTACAAGACCTCGAAAAAGCTGGAACAAAAGTTGAAAAACTTTGGTGTTTCTGGAACGGTAGTTGGCATTTCGCCGGGCCCGGTGGTGACCACCTATGAGTATTCTCCGGCACCTGGAGTCAAAATCAACAAAATAGCCGGTCTGGCAGATGATCTCGCTCTGGGGCTCAAGGCTCAGTCGGTAAGGGTGGTGGGATCGATTCCCGGCAAGGCCGCCCTGGGAATAGAAATTCCCAATGAGGATAGACAAATTGTCTATATTCGGGACCTGTTGAGCTCCGAGAGCTATCGGCAGAGCACAGGGAAACTCACCATAGCGCTGGGACTGGACGTTGTCGGCAACACTGCTCTAGCCGATCTCTCGAAAATGCCTCATTTACTTATAGCAGGGGCTACCGGTGCCGGCAAAAGCGTGGCTATAAATACCATTATTTCCTCTATTCTTTTCAATGCGACCCCGGAAGAAGTCCGCATACTCATGGTGGATCCCAAACGCATTGAGCTTTCCGGATATGAGGGTATTCCCCACCTGCTCCATCCTGTTGTTGTTGAACCGAAACTTGCCTCCAGAGCTTTAATGTGGGCCGTGCGCGAGATGGAAAGACGGTATCGCGCCCTGGAGGAGGCCAAGGTGAAAAGCTTTCAAAGCTACAATGAAATAGCTGCTGAAAAAATGCCGTATATCGTCATTATTGTAGATGAATTAGCAGACTTGATGATGGTTGCCTCAAAAGATGTCGAATCCGCCATCGCCCGGCTGGCCCAAATGGCCAGAGCAGCCGGGATCCATCTCATTCTGGCAACCCAGCGTCCTTCCGTTGATGTCTTAACCGGGTTGATCAAAGCCAACTTTCCTACCCGTATTTCCTTTAAGGTGTCATCAAAAGTTGATTCCCGCACCATCATCGACACCTCGGGTGCCGAACATCTTCTTGGAGCGGGTGACATGCTTTACCTTCCTCCCGGCAGCAGTTCGTTGAAGCGAATCCATGGAGCATATATTTCTGAGAAAGAAACGTCTGATCTCATTGATTTCTGGAAGAATCAGGGTGCGGCAACGTATGATGAATCCGTGATAGAGGAAGTCGAGAAAGGCAATGAGGCCGCCGGAGGAGATAACGATGAGGATTATGACGACCGGTATGACGAGGCCGTAGCCGTTGTTGGTGAGGCGGGTGGTGCCTCGATTTCCATGATCCAGAGGCGCCTGCGCATAGGGTACAACCGGGCGGCGAGAATGATCGAAAAAATGGAACGGGAGGGAATTGTGGGACCCGCAGATGGGTCCAAGCCGCGCGAAGTCCTGGTTCGTCAAAATTATGAGTGA
- a CDS encoding bifunctional 3,4-dihydroxy-2-butanone-4-phosphate synthase/GTP cyclohydrolase II, whose amino-acid sequence MAISPIEDVIEDIKAGKMIILVDDEDRENEGDLCMAAEAVTPEAINFMATNGRGLICLTLSPDIIEQLDLPMMVSQNKSPFGTGFTISIEARTGVSTGISAADRARTVLAAVHPEAKPHDIISPGHIFPLKAREGGVLVRTGQTEGSVDLARLAGVRTAGVICEIMNEDGTMARMPDLEKFSAEHGLKIATIADLVAYRLREDVLIHRAAEARIPTQNAGEFKAIVYTNDVDDHEHLALVKGEIDPDKRILVRVHSECLTGDVFGSSRCDCGLQLDAAMRMVDQEGCGVILYMRQEGRGIGLVNKLRAYKLQDDEQMDTVEANIKLGFKADLRNYGIGAQILRDLGVRKMGLLTNNPKKIIGLEGYGIEVVARLPLEMEANIENKSYLLCKRDRMGHLIEVSDD is encoded by the coding sequence ATGGCCATCAGTCCGATAGAAGATGTAATTGAGGATATTAAAGCAGGAAAGATGATCATCCTGGTGGATGATGAAGATCGCGAAAATGAGGGTGATCTCTGCATGGCGGCAGAGGCGGTAACGCCTGAAGCAATAAATTTCATGGCAACCAATGGACGTGGCCTGATCTGTCTTACCTTGAGCCCTGATATCATCGAACAGCTTGATCTGCCGATGATGGTGTCGCAGAACAAGTCACCGTTTGGTACCGGATTCACTATCAGTATAGAAGCCCGAACCGGGGTGTCAACCGGGATTTCCGCAGCAGATCGCGCCAGAACGGTACTTGCCGCTGTCCATCCTGAGGCAAAACCGCATGACATTATCAGCCCGGGGCATATCTTCCCGCTGAAGGCGCGCGAAGGCGGCGTGCTGGTCCGAACCGGCCAAACGGAAGGTTCTGTCGATCTGGCCAGGCTGGCCGGAGTGCGCACCGCCGGAGTGATCTGTGAAATTATGAATGAAGACGGCACCATGGCCAGGATGCCGGATTTGGAGAAGTTTTCCGCGGAACACGGTCTCAAAATTGCGACTATTGCCGATCTGGTCGCTTATCGGCTCCGGGAGGATGTTTTGATTCACCGCGCTGCGGAGGCTCGCATTCCTACCCAAAATGCCGGGGAATTCAAGGCCATTGTCTACACCAACGACGTGGATGATCATGAGCACCTCGCCCTGGTCAAAGGTGAGATAGACCCGGACAAGAGAATACTGGTGCGGGTTCACTCAGAATGTCTGACCGGAGATGTTTTCGGCTCTTCACGCTGTGACTGCGGACTGCAGCTTGACGCGGCGATGAGAATGGTCGATCAGGAGGGATGCGGTGTAATTTTATACATGCGCCAGGAAGGTCGCGGCATTGGTCTGGTCAATAAGCTGAGAGCCTATAAACTTCAGGATGACGAGCAGATGGATACCGTAGAGGCGAACATCAAGCTTGGCTTTAAGGCTGATTTGCGGAATTATGGCATCGGTGCTCAAATATTACGTGATCTCGGTGTGAGGAAAATGGGGCTGCTTACCAATAATCCCAAGAAGATTATCGGCCTCGAAGGCTACGGCATTGAAGTCGTTGCCAGGCTCCCCCTGGAAATGGAGGCTAATATAGAGAATAAGAGTTATCTTCTCTGTAAGCGAGATCGGATGGGTCATCTCATAGAAGTGAGCGATGATTAA
- a CDS encoding tetratricopeptide repeat protein has translation MSNTIQNINEISPMAEGQKKTATDPVQAEYEQGKTLLERNETGPAAVALHNALLGFEENNNDSGIANASNQLGKVCVQRGEYEKALKHFQRAEGICRKLHDPLSLAALSRQFILVYTETERYKEAISRCLDLIELYQRNNDPKGTVEIIENMADIYVRSGEVAKAADAYRTIASIHRNFKHEKTAGQYIDKAEELEKRS, from the coding sequence ATGAGTAACACCATCCAAAACATCAATGAAATTTCTCCGATGGCGGAGGGACAGAAAAAAACAGCCACAGACCCCGTTCAGGCTGAATATGAACAAGGCAAGACCTTATTGGAGCGCAATGAGACCGGGCCTGCAGCTGTGGCCCTGCATAATGCTCTGCTTGGCTTTGAAGAGAACAATAACGACAGCGGCATAGCCAATGCTTCAAATCAGCTGGGCAAAGTCTGCGTGCAGCGCGGCGAGTATGAAAAAGCACTTAAGCATTTTCAGCGGGCTGAAGGGATATGCCGAAAACTCCACGATCCGTTGAGTCTTGCGGCACTTTCAAGGCAGTTTATACTTGTTTATACGGAAACAGAGCGGTATAAAGAAGCGATTAGCCGGTGCCTGGACCTGATCGAACTGTATCAGAGAAATAACGATCCCAAAGGTACCGTTGAGATCATTGAGAACATGGCTGATATATATGTCAGATCAGGTGAGGTGGCCAAAGCTGCGGATGCATATCGGACCATTGCCTCGATCCACAGGAATTTCAAGCATGAGAAGACCGCAGGCCAATATATTGACAAGGCTGAAGAGCTGGAAAAGCGGTCCTAA